The genomic window CTCAATTGCATATCACATTTGATCTCCTTTCCATGGTCTGACTATCAAGAATTATTGACACTCTTGTTTGGAAGCTCACTCCACATGGTTTTTTTACAATTGACTCTTACTTTAGGTTTCTGAATATGGATGGACTTATTTTCCCTTATTATAAAGTTATCTCTAAAGCGGCAATATTGCAGAAGGTCAAGATATTTTTTTGGCTTgctttgaagaacaaagtttacatAGATGAGGTCCTTACCAAGAAAGGATGTGCTATAATTACAAGCTATCCTCTTTGTGGTTGTAATGTGGGATCTATCTCTCATTTACTCATTAGAAACCCATGCACCAGGAGTATCTAGACTACTTTGAAATCTTGTCTAAATATTAGAGGATGGCCACCTAATCTTTACTCTTTGTGGATGTCTTGGAAGGAAAAGGCACATTTAACCAACATTAAGAAGAGCATGAGACCAATTGTTGATGtctatattttgatatatttggcTCGAGAGGAACAAAAGAATTTTTCTCCATTCGTAGACATCTATTTTTAGTTCCACAAAGGATCCCCCACTCTTTTCATCTATATATGGAACACATGGTGGTAGAGAGAATGATTGAAGGATTTTGTCGAATTTGGATTTGTGTATCCTCTTTAGGTTCATCGTaagttctttttctcttcacctctctctcctttgattttctttccttttgtATATATTCTtactttaaattaattaaattgagtGGATGAAGTACCTTACTTCCTCCACATTCCATCAAAAAAAACATGTACTTAATGGTAGTATTACAATATGAAGGGTGAGGAAAATCCGTTCATAAAGGTCATGTatgtttataaatataatattagggTAACATGAGTAAAGTATCAGTATAGGTTATTAAATATCATATTGTATAtattctacccaaaaaaaaaaaaaaaaatcatattgtaTATTTAAATAGCATTCCGTTTATGACAGAAAATCAAAATGGTAGACATAAAAGGTTCTTGATTCTTAAACCATGCAAACAGTGGGTATCATGCTGATTATGGTAGGCTTCTTTGAAACAAATTGCTGTCATTGTCCTATTAAGTGTTAAAGAAATGTTTCCTTATTTAATATTTGGAGTTCTTTTGCTAATTTGGAAGGTAAGCGATGGAATCCGGCAGTTCTCCCTCAACTGGTTGCTGTTGATGTCTAGGCCGGTCGATGCCGTCATGTTTCCGATCTCTCCTGCGCTTGCGGCATTAAGGTTGTTGTAAAAGAGGGCCGAGGAAGTAAGCTCAGCTGTGCTAGGTTTTCTGTTGTCCGTGGGATCGGGACCCGTGAGGCGGATCCATGCCTGTGTTCTGTCCTTTTAAGATGCTTCTTACAATTTTAAACTAAGCTCAAGCGTCTGAGTATCATTTGATTGATCCTTAATTTTTGTAGAACCAGCAATGATCTTCATCATAACTAGCAGCATACAAATATAAGAATTCATTAATAAATTCTTGGGGGGAGTGACTCACTTAATTCCTCCGtttcatttcaaaaaaaaaaaataataataaagaaaaggGCATACAAATATAATGATGCAAAACACATCCGAAACATATTTCGTACAGAAATAACATAAGATTAATCCATAATGGAGAAGCCGGCAGTTCTTACATGCTCCTCATTTATCTCCTTGAGAATCTATCATATATATTGTCAATGAACCGGAAATAGGCGAACCTCAGGGATTTATTAAAGAATAAAATGGAAAAGAATCCCCAAAGTCCCACCACAAATCCCAGTTCCATGCTAAGATATACCCATATCATTTCATGGCCATCTTCAGTTGACAATTGAACATGATTTGCTCCGTTGCTTGAGCACTTGGGAAGCGGAGGTCCACAAAGTCCATCATTGCcggtataaatagatggatcaaTGAGTGTTTGCAGTTGATAGCCAGATGGTATTCTTCCTGACAAGCGGTTGTTTGATACATTCAAGGAAGATAAGGACGTCAAAGAAGATAGGCTTGGAGGAATTGCACCAGAGAGATGATTCATTGACAAGTCAAGCGATTCCAACTCGCTCAATTTACCGATCATCTCTGGAATACTTCCGCTCAAATGATTCATCGACAGGTTAAGAGAAACCAGCCCTAAAAGATTTGTTAGCTCTGCAGGGATCTCCTGAGACAGCGAATTGCTTGAAAGGTCGATGCCAAGCATAAGTGAAAGTGTTAAATTCTGAATAACATACTCTTTTCCTTTCCAAACTATCGAAATGCTATTGGTGTAACCCCAAGAATATGCTAGTTCTTCTCCGAGGAAATGTCCTTTGGTGTTTATTGTCTGTTCATTTGTAGCCATGGCAGTGAGATTGCCCAAAGTATGAGGGATACTTCCGGAGAGATTATTATGCGCAAGGTCCAAGAGCTGAAGGGAAGATAGAAGCGACAGTTGGGGAGGAATGTTACCAAGAAACATATTTGACCTTAAACGAAGGACCCTCAGTGATGAAAGACTTTCCCCCAGCCAAGTTGGGATATTTCCGCAGAATCCATTCTCACCAAGATCTAAAACGGTCAATCGCTTGCAGTCCTTCAGTGCGAGAGGTATGTCTCCAGTCAAATTATTCTTCTTCAAGTGCAACGACTCGAGCGAAGTCATGGAACCTATTGATCTTGGAATCATCCCAGAAAGGCTGTTGTTTTCCAAATTCAAGAAAGTAAGGTGTGCGAGTTTCGTTATTGTCTCAGGAATCGGTCCAGAGAGGGAATTGCTACCCAAATCTAATGCGACCAGAGAAGCCAAATTGCCAAGCTGATGTGGTATCTCTCCAAATAGATCGTTGCTGCTTAAACCTAAAAGTTTTAGACGTTTCAGATTTTCTAGCTTGGTCGGTATCAGACCAATGAGTTTGTTTTCTGAAAGATCAAGGTAAGTGAGCTGGGCAAGATCTCCTAACTCTGAAGGAATGGAGCCTGATAGCCTGTTCTTGAAGAGGTAGAGGGTTTGCAGCTTTGTCGCGGACCCAATCTCTGGAGGGATCTCCCCAGATAGATCATTGCTGtggaaatttaataataatagatGTTTCAGATTACCAAGCTTGGTTGATATTGGACCGGTGAGCTCGTTTTCCGAAAGATCAAGTAAAGTGAGCTGGGCAAGATCACCTAACTCTGAAGGTATGGAGCCCGATAGCTTGTTTATGAAGAGGAACACGTCTTGCAGTTTTGTCGCGGATCCGATCTCCGGTGGGATTCGCCCAGTGAAACTGTTGTTCTGTATCTGAAAGGAAATAAGCTCCGTCCAATGCGTGAAGAAGTCTGGGGAGATCTCACCAGAGAGCAAATTGCTCGAGATCCCGAACTGACTCATTTTGGTCAGCTCCGAGAAGGATTGTGGAAGGCCACCTGTCAGTTGATTGATGGACAGCTCAACATAATTGAGATTAGTACAAAGGCCGAGCTCGGGAGGAATGGTAGAGTTCAATTCTGCTGCTTTGATATCGATGTGCTCAAGCATCCGGAGCTGTCCCAGAGAAGAAGGGATCGGCCCACCAAGTGAATTGTTATAGAGTTCGAGTATTCGAAGGCTAGAGATGGACCCGAGGATAGGCGGTATCCCTCCGGTGAGATTGTTCAATCCAAGATGAAGGTTTTGAAGCCTCGTCAAATTTGCAAGGGAAACAGGAATGACTCCTTTAAAGAAGTTAAAGGTAAGATTCAGGGACTCGAGGTGAACTAGATTGGTCGACAACGAGTTGGGTATTTTACCCGTCAGGTTGTTCTGCGCGAGGTCGAGGTACGTTAAATTGGTGCAGTTGAGTATGAATGGTGGGAATTTCCCTGTCAGACTATTGACGGGTAGAGATAGATGTGTCACGGAAGGCAGTGGGGTGAACTTAGTGTAGTCTGGGTTCTCCAAGTAATTGTATCCAAGATCGAAGTAGCGTACCTTTCGGAGATTGCTGAGCTGATATGGGATCGGCCCAACGAGATTGTTGTTGTAGAGACGGAGGTCGACCATCTCGGAAAGCTGACCGATCTCTGGGGGAATGGAATATCCAAAGAAGTTGTTACTGCTGAGGTCTAATGACGTGAGCTTGGAGAGAGCAGAGATGTTTGAAGGAATGGGGCCACGGAGGAGGTTATAATGGAGGTTGAGCTTGGTGAGGCCGGGCAGAGAAGCAAAGTCTAAGTTATCGAGGGAGCCGTTGAGGTTGGCATTGGGTAAGCTCAGCTGCACGACGCTGCCTGCGGAGTTGCAGCGGACACCAAACCATGTGCGTGGGGTGGTAGAGTTGGCAAGGGACCATGAGCTCAGAGCATCTGGCTGAAATAAGCTGGACTTCCATTGGAGGAGAGCTTGTGCTTCAGTCTGTGCTCCGGTTTTcaagaaggagaaggaaaagaataaaaggaaggggaggagaagaggttGGATTCGGATTGTTTTCATGTTTAACATGGAGGATTTCAGATAGATTGGTTTTGGTTTTGTTATCCTGTTTTCACGGCTAAATAGAGTTTTCGCTATAGATGGAATGAATAGAGAGGGCTGGAGAGGAGACTCGAGGGAGTCGAAGGTGGCTTTATTGATGGGTGtgaacaaaggaaaaaaaaaaaaaaatcttaaacatGCGCTTGACGATATGCAGCCCCCTATTTTCACACTGCGAATGTCTAGAATTCACGTTTGCCTCAGCCGCAACCAACTTCTTTCCTGTCTTTTCAGAAGATACAATTTTCCCATCCTAGTCAATAAGAATTATTGCTATGCCTTATAATGTGCATCAAGACACCCTCTTAGTCAAacaggatcaaatcaaagaggcttTCTTTCAACGTTGCACCGAGCACTTTGGATcatggactaaagcaagcattACTGCCGAACGGGAAATTTATTCCCGGATGAGCACATCTACTAAGCAGTCTTGGGAAAATTTCAAAGAGATCATAAATGCAATGTGCAGTTTATCAAAGTAAAAGGTAGTAGGCCCAGATGAATTCGTGACATCTTCCTACCATTGTTATTGGGAAgtgataaagatttttttttttctttttttaggaaGATGGAAGGTAATGGGATGTTTCCACGTTACGTACCAGAATTTATTAAGTGATATGAGAGAGTACAAGAGCAAAGAGAAGGACCAAGAAAGGATGTACAGAAGGGTGTGAAAAACGACAGAAAACATCCAAAAAAGTTGGAGATTAAGCGGCAGCCAAAATGCAGCCGAGGTGGGAACACAAACAAAAATtatctattcaaaaaaaaattcattgctaaAAACCAAAGTTTGTTTGTACCTCGGGGAACTGCTACGCCAACACCCCACGGGTCTGGCAACACAAAGTCCCTTTGTAATATAACACgtctgtatatatctatatatagacacacacacacacttgtGTGTGTGTCCTTTAATGAAAAAGGGGTGGTTTGACCCTCCCCTtgcatcaaagcaaagaaaaaaaaaaagagaaaagaaagaaaaaaaaaagaagaagacagaGAGAGACAATATATAGCATCTGGCCTCTTAAATTTCACAAGAAGCACAGTTAGTGATTCAAGCTTATACACGAGATTTTGATCCAAAGTCAAGAATGTGTGTGTGTGACAGAGAGAAGAGAGATATACGACTTCATGCAGCATGACAACTTGGCTTACCTGGTTGTCAAGTGGTTTAATGACGACTTTGTTTTCAAGCTGGATTCGTCAATAGAGAAATTTCAGCTATGTTGCTTTCTTGCTATTTGACTGAGTAGATTTTAagacaaaaaaattatcttataattacTTATTTATTGGATTCATTATTCATTAGCTTAATTATGcgtaaaatcttaaattttttaaaaattttaatttcatcctaaatttttatttagtacaATTAGATCATCgaacttttaaatttctttaattcAGATCCTGGTTGTGATTTCTATCACCTACTGTGATCGACGGAGCTATGATGTGACTTGTCTACATGAAAAAAATCTACTTATATGGCAAAAAtcaattcataaatcatgttcTCCATCCACCACAACAGCGGTATAAATAACTCCACATGCCTTCCAGCCAAGGCTTCCTTCCCCATATTGAACAAAAAAAAGGGAGGAGGAAGATGATGTCATGGCTGATGAGGTATCTCATGAGTTCACTGAGCTCCATAATGGTGATGGCAACAAtgagaaaagaaaggagaagcctGAGAGATTGTCTGAGAGTCGCCATCTAaagcaacaaaatccgacgaggACCACCCTATAGAGCGCGGAACCAGGATGAAGGGTGTCAAAGAGGACCTCTTTGAGCTCGCGAAAGCCCGAACTCGCCAATTCTAGGGTGTGGTCTCCTTCCTCGCCCTGCCGCTAGAGTCTCCGAACCTCAACCCTTTAGAGATGGATTCCTTGCCTTCCGATCGTGGTCGGAGTTTCGATTCCTTTGATCCCATGGCCTCCAGA from Elaeis guineensis isolate ETL-2024a chromosome 4, EG11, whole genome shotgun sequence includes these protein-coding regions:
- the LOC105037679 gene encoding uncharacterized protein: MKTIRIQPLLLPFLLFFSFSFLKTGAQTEAQALLQWKSSLFQPDALSSWSLANSTTPRTWFGVRCNSAGSVVQLSLPNANLNGSLDNLDFASLPGLTKLNLHYNLLRGPIPSNISALSKLTSLDLSSNNFFGYSIPPEIGQLSEMVDLRLYNNNLVGPIPYQLSNLRKVRYFDLGYNYLENPDYTKFTPLPSVTHLSLPVNSLTGKFPPFILNCTNLTYLDLAQNNLTGKIPNSLSTNLVHLESLNLTFNFFKGVIPVSLANLTRLQNLHLGLNNLTGGIPPILGSISSLRILELYNNSLGGPIPSSLGQLRMLEHIDIKAAELNSTIPPELGLCTNLNYVELSINQLTGGLPQSFSELTKMSQFGISSNLLSGEISPDFFTHWTELISFQIQNNSFTGRIPPEIGSATKLQDVFLFINKLSGSIPSELGDLAQLTLLDLSENELTGPISTKLGNLKHLLLLNFHSNDLSGEIPPEIGSATKLQTLYLFKNRLSGSIPSELGDLAQLTYLDLSENKLIGLIPTKLENLKRLKLLGLSSNDLFGEIPHQLGNLASLVALDLGSNSLSGPIPETITKLAHLTFLNLENNSLSGMIPRSIGSMTSLESLHLKKNNLTGDIPLALKDCKRLTVLDLGENGFCGNIPTWLGESLSSLRVLRLRSNMFLGNIPPQLSLLSSLQLLDLAHNNLSGSIPHTLGNLTAMATNEQTINTKGHFLGEELAYSWGYTNSISIVWKGKEYVIQNLTLSLMLGIDLSSNSLSQEIPAELTNLLGLVSLNLSMNHLSGSIPEMIGKLSELESLDLSMNHLSGAIPPSLSSLTSLSSLNVSNNRLSGRIPSGYQLQTLIDPSIYTGNDGLCGPPLPKCSSNGANHVQLSTEDGHEMIWVYLSMELGFVVGLWGFFSILFFNKSLRFAYFRFIDNIYDRFSRR